The sequence below is a genomic window from Theobroma cacao cultivar B97-61/B2 chromosome 6, Criollo_cocoa_genome_V2, whole genome shotgun sequence.
AATGTTGCAGTTTCAAGTTTTGTATTTTAGTCGGCCGGCgaattgaatttaataatcattttctcagaaaaaaaacaaaagaaattagaTAAGCATATTCCTCATAATTAATCATATGCTAATGAGTATGAAAGGGTACTAAATTTGTCTGTTTAACataagtattttttattgatgaataCGGAGATGCAACTTTTAAGTAAGTGACAATTAGTAGAACTTTCATTAtctcaaacaaaatatacatatataattaaaatatattatttttcatcaaaatatatCCCGtcatttttttggttttattcGTACTTATGATTTGAATGTTGCGAATCATTTTGGTTAGGtagatttattattattattattattattgaattCAGTTTCATGAGAACAATTAcaagaattttaaattctctaaaTAGGTCATAGAAATTATAAAGACTGTTTTGACAAATTGAATGtttcataaatatttttggaGAGGTTAATATatgatgattttaaaattttacatgagAAGTAACCaaagataattataaaaataataatattatatatattaagttatatatatataataaaaaaattaaaaattaaatgataaaacGACAATCACCACACGCCACTCCCTTAGTTCCGCCTTAATAATTACTTAAGACTACTGGACAAAATGGGGAGTGGataaagaaaacatgtttataggAAAGTGCTGATTTTCCACCTGCTCAGCTTAATGTTTGCTGAAGCAAAGAGGTGGCTCGGTGTTAAATTGTTGTTTGCTATGCTTACTAATATGTTAAGCCTCATGGCTTAGCAATCATGGCTTGTTTTAAAGCTTGAGCTTTTTTAATGCAATCATGGCTTAGCAAACaaatatatttgattaaaacgTAAAATAGGATGAATAAtgtaataatatatattggtTATCACCTTCATCATCCATTAGGTGGAAGCTATTATGGGTTTGTTCTCGCCTTGAGAAAGATTCTTTATTTTCATAGATTTTTAACAATTAGAGACTCTAATAACACTTTGAAAAGTATTGTTACGACTTTtctatattaaaaaaaattcttaatatattttattggaagaaatttattgatttaaacttaaaatcttttggGAAGATCAGCAAATCTTAATATTTGACTAGTtcaatttgtttgatttaaattCGATTATACACCACACACTCAAGcacaaatttaaattcaatttggaGTGATATCAAAtcttatctttattttaattaatattttaaaagtaaaattttggtCAACTTGAGAAGtgtgttttaaaaattgttcGACTTAcgtaaaatttgaaaatattttttactatatttttttaaaaaaaatgttaactTATTGTAGATGAACTTACAAATTCCTGTActtcaaaaataaatgaatgtaTGTGTTATCTGTTTTTGCAATCATTAATACAGAATcttcataaactatttcctgATAGAAAAAACATAAGAATGGGAGCTGAATACTGTATGTTTCAGCCTAAAGAAGACAATACGTATATGggaatcttctttttttttttttctctgcaTAAAGGATTAATTTGCTGATTTTACTTCTAGATAGTAATGGTTATATGCTTGTCACTTGCTAAAGTCCAGTTCAAAGGAACCGGCAATTTCCCTTGTATCAAATGAACTAAATATAAGCATACATTTATACAATTCGGGGGTACTCAGCAGGGCTATGACAAATACAAGTggtctcttagctagcttctcTTCTACAAAGGTGAAGGTGATGCATGCATGTCCAAGTCACCTTAATGATCGTACATTTGCAATGTGTACCAAGCTTCCTAACAGCTGGAGATCATAAGCCTAGCTTCGATGCCCATCACAATCATCAATCAACACATCTTCCAGCGAATAGCCTAATTTGATAGTAATCCTCAACCATTTCACAGGCTAATATTGGAAACATGATAGTAGAAACTTGAAATAAGGGAACAGGATCGGtcttttcattcattcattcattcataaAAGCTATTAAGCTAGACTCTATGTTCTGTACCCTGCAGGGCGGCTGAATGTTTGGATTACCCTCTTCTAGTTGAGCAAGCTTCACAAATTTCCACtggttttccctttttctgtCTTGGACTTGTAGTCATCAAGATAGTGCTGATAGACATAGGAAATGAAGCCCCAAATAGCCAGCACCATAGAGATTACCTTTATACCGTCCATTTTGTCGTGGAAAACAAAGACGGCAATTATTGGAACAATAGGCAAACCAAATACACTTATGGCATTGTAGAAGAGGGCAGACACCTCAAACACTAATCCCACAGCACCAATGGCTAAAACAGCCCAACATATAGCAGTCCAAAGCAAAATCATGACATAAGAAAAGTTCCCCAATTCATATTCCTTCATTTCTCTATTCAACCCTTTCCAATCTCCGCTAGCCAAAAAACCCACTAATATGGCGCTTGATGCAATGAGTGATGGAAAGATTATCATATCCATGACATCAGTAAATGTCTGCCTCTTCACAACCTTTCGAAAGGCAAGCTGCTGTAAAGCAAGAAACAGTCCAGTACCTGCAGTTCCAAAAATGGTGCATATGAACCCAGCCGCATACTGTCCGTGAGAAACTCCAGCAAGCCTTGCAGAGTTGTCTTGAAACACAAGGAGAACTGAGGAAATGGTGAGAAGAACTAGAGAATTGATCATGAAAGGAGTGAACTTTTGCGAATTAAGGAAATAGGAAAAGAAAGCATTGAAGGCCAGCTGAGATGCGGAAATGAGGGTAATTGTAGATACAGGAAGGTATTGCATGCCAACTGAATATAGAAAGCAATTTCCAGCTATAAGTAGGCCAATTGATACATACACCAAAACTAGCTTAAAGAACGATGGTTGTTTCGTTTCTGTAAGACTTGCATTGAGATCGTTGAACATTTTGCGTGTAGGCATGCAATAGAAAGGAAGGAGAATTGGGAAACCTGCAAGTTGAACAAGTGCTGCCAGCCACTTGCTATTTCCACCTTTTTCATAGTAAAGTCTTCCCAGCAGTGTAGCTACTGACTGGCCGCAGAGGAGAAAGATTGTATAGAGAACTACCCGGAGCCACCGCTTGTACTTGCCAGATCGGGACACGGTTATTTCTCGGTTGGTGGCATTTACATTTACGGCtggattttcttctttagcttcttcttcatcaGCTGGCATATATCAAACAATTATTTACTTCTCTTAGCAACATAACAAAAACATGTAATGTTCAAAatagcttctttttcttctcattttcttccaaGAAAATATTGCACTCTGCATTCATgcttataattttgtttacGTTTTTGTCTGATATTGCAGATATTTGAAGTTACGGTAAGCATTTGATGGCATTGgcaaattcattttctttcatatgtTGGTGGTTCTAATAATTAGGTTTGCTAAAACATAGAGTTTAAGCCTAGCCAACTCCAGATTCTTTTAGTCAACCTGGTTGATTGGATTAATGATAAAATCCATGGATAGAAGCAAACTTGGAGTTCTTTTAGAGGAGAGACATGTTCCAACTTCCAAGGTAGTTCTAGATTTAACTTAATTACTATCTCAGTAGAAAATATTCTGTCGACGATAACATGAATCGTAGTCAGAACAAAAATGACTTGAATATAAATCAACCTTAACTTAAAACTACGACCTCTAGGTGTGCGTGCGTGTGCGGGCGCGCGCTTACTTCAGCAggaatatacaaaaatataatcatTACTTTCCTAAGACGTGTCAGTATAGTTGGAAGCATATATCAGCTCCATAAACAATCCCTCTAATGGGAAATttttattctctctctctctctctctctctaactaAAAGAAAGCCAACTTCAGAGATGATTCACATAGTATACGTTGAAAGTACTTATACATAAGAAACTAAACTTCTGCAACTGAAATATCATATGAACACTGATCAGATGGCACTTTTTTCTTGGGGGTACTGTTAACtttgagaagaaaaagtgCAGAAAAACATAGTACTACTACCATACTTACACCTATCAAATGATCTTTCAATAAGAAAACGGGGAAATTAAGGTGGCTTACATATGATGGGTAGTTGTAATCGCTGAGCTTCTGCCATTTCTAGCCaaaggcttttttttttttttcgaattTTTGGAAGAAGAAATCAGGATTATTATCCAGAACAATGAGGCAAAAAATAATACAGCAGAAGAGATATTGCAATCAAAGGggtgaaaaggaaaaaaatgaacttATGTCTGGGGATAAATGATGCCATTAATTAGTCCATGCATGTACATGTCCCATTACCGACAATATATTGACCATTGGGAGCTAGCTAGGAAAATCAAATCATTGTCCTTGCCAAATACAATGTATATCCATGGGCCGACATTTctgaaaatgttttaattttatattatttatttaggaTTTAAGGTagtttcattattattttttttttacaattttataaaaagtgAGGTCAAATACTCCAAGTAAAAgtgatttattaaaaaagtaaCTTATGTAT
It includes:
- the LOC18596549 gene encoding probable purine permease 10, yielding MAEAQRLQLPIISDEEEAKEENPAVNVNATNREITVSRSGKYKRWLRVVLYTIFLLCGQSVATLLGRLYYEKGGNSKWLAALVQLAGFPILLPFYCMPTRKMFNDLNASLTETKQPSFFKLVLVYVSIGLLIAGNCFLYSVGMQYLPVSTITLISASQLAFNAFFSYFLNSQKFTPFMINSLVLLTISSVLLVFQDNSARLAGVSHGQYAAGFICTIFGTAGTGLFLALQQLAFRKVVKRQTFTDVMDMIIFPSLIASSAILVGFLASGDWKGLNREMKEYELGNFSYVMILLWTAICWAVLAIGAVGLVFEVSALFYNAISVFGLPIVPIIAVFVFHDKMDGIKVISMVLAIWGFISYVYQHYLDDYKSKTEKGKTSGNL